From one Trifolium pratense cultivar HEN17-A07 linkage group LG1, ARS_RC_1.1, whole genome shotgun sequence genomic stretch:
- the LOC123902110 gene encoding DNA-directed RNA polymerases II, IV and V subunit 8B-like — protein sequence MVEFLLEDIFRVEKVNPDDKKLFEKVNRIEARSEKFDMFMQLDINSELYPLKAGQKFSLALVPTLNPDGTPDTGYYNPGNRQSIADNYEYVMYGKLYRVTEGSGGREKAELQISFGGLLMLLKGDHSHFNKFELDQRLYLLMRKV from the exons ATGGTGGAGTTTCTCCTTGAAGATATATTTAGAGTTGAGAAAGTCAACCCAGATGACAAAAAGTTATTTGAAAAAG TTAACCGCATTGAAGCAAGAAGTGAAAAGTTTGACATGTTTATGCAACTAGACATCAATTCTGAGCTATACCCGTTAAAGGCGGGACAGAAGTTTTCTCTTGCGCTTGTTCCAACACTCAATCCGGATGGCACCCCAGACACTGGCTACTATAATCCG GGTAATCGGCAATCAATAGCTGATAACTATGAATACGTCATGTATGGAAAGCTGTACCGAGTAACAGAGGGTTCAGGAGGGCGTGAAAAAGC GGAGCTACAAATTTCATTTGGTGGGCTTCTGATGCTGCTGAAGGGAGATCACTCTCATTTTAACAAGTTTGAGCTTGATCAGAGGCTGTATCTTCTGATGAGGAAAGTCTGA